The following coding sequences lie in one Melopsittacus undulatus isolate bMelUnd1 chromosome 9, bMelUnd1.mat.Z, whole genome shotgun sequence genomic window:
- the RPS27L gene encoding ribosomal protein eS27-like, with amino-acid sequence MPLAKDLVHPSAEDERRKHKKKRLVQSPNSYFMDVKCPGCYKITTVFSHAQTVVLCVGCSTVLCQPTGGKARLTEGCSFRRKQH; translated from the exons ATGCCC CTGGCCAAGGACCTGGTACACCCCTCCGCGGAGGATGAGAGgagaaagcacaagaaaaaacGGCTTGTGCAGAGCCCCAACTCCTACTTCATGGATGTAAAATGCCCAG GATGCTACAAGATCACCACTGTATTCAGCCATGCTCAGACAGTTGTTCTGTGTGTAGGGTGCTCAACTGTCCTGTGTCAGCCTACTGGGGGTAAAGCCAGACTCACAGAAG GCTGTTCATTTAGAAGAAAGCAACACTGA